The following proteins come from a genomic window of Nocardiopsis sp. YSL2:
- a CDS encoding CpaF family protein — protein sequence MSRIDEMFEKHPTQPLDLDPGAAEREDQWVEWTAAEATRRLSELLRENAQIGAADYRREAERVIARILDEAASEALSAGRPVLSPAAEAGISRRAIAQVCGLGPLQPLLDDPEIENINVNGSSVWVRYADGRREQRPPLFDDPESLIALVRRIAAESATGERRFDPGAPILDMPMPGGERLNAVMEVARQPSVSIRRHRHSRTSLERLRKLGTLDPFLVRLLRAAVLARRNTVITGGTGAGKTTLLRALASEIPTTERLVTIEDVFELGLDRDTDAHPDCVALQARPANIEGVGEITIADLVRAALRMSPDRVIVGETRGQETVPLLNAMSQGNDGSLTTLHAADSSGAFTKLGAYAAQSAERLPLEATASLVAAAVHLVVHVSAVPTGGRRVTSVREVVGAEGQNVVSNEIYRRARTGERLPAAPPSPDTLDALVDAGFDAGLLHTDVSMGGAFT from the coding sequence ATGAGCAGGATCGACGAGATGTTCGAGAAGCACCCCACCCAGCCCCTCGACCTCGACCCCGGCGCCGCCGAACGCGAGGACCAGTGGGTGGAGTGGACGGCCGCCGAGGCCACCCGCCGACTCAGCGAGCTGCTGCGCGAGAACGCCCAGATCGGTGCCGCCGACTACCGGCGCGAGGCCGAGCGCGTCATCGCCCGCATCCTCGACGAGGCCGCCAGCGAAGCCCTGTCCGCGGGCCGCCCCGTCCTGTCCCCGGCCGCCGAGGCGGGCATCTCCCGCCGCGCCATCGCCCAGGTCTGCGGCCTCGGCCCCCTCCAGCCGCTGCTCGACGACCCCGAGATCGAGAACATCAACGTCAACGGCTCCAGCGTGTGGGTCCGCTACGCCGACGGACGCCGCGAGCAGCGGCCGCCGCTGTTCGACGACCCGGAGAGCCTCATCGCCCTGGTCCGGCGTATCGCCGCCGAGTCGGCCACCGGCGAGCGCCGCTTCGACCCCGGCGCCCCGATCCTGGACATGCCGATGCCCGGAGGCGAGCGGCTCAACGCCGTCATGGAGGTCGCCCGCCAGCCGTCCGTGTCCATCCGCCGCCACCGCCACAGCCGCACCTCCCTGGAACGGCTGCGCAAGCTCGGTACCCTGGACCCCTTCCTGGTCCGGCTGCTGCGCGCCGCCGTGCTCGCCCGGCGCAACACGGTCATCACCGGCGGCACCGGCGCGGGCAAGACCACCCTGCTGCGCGCCCTGGCCTCGGAGATCCCCACCACCGAGCGGCTCGTCACCATCGAGGACGTCTTCGAGCTCGGGCTGGACCGCGACACCGACGCCCACCCCGACTGCGTCGCCCTCCAGGCCCGGCCCGCCAACATCGAGGGCGTCGGCGAGATCACCATCGCCGACCTCGTGCGCGCCGCCCTGCGCATGTCCCCCGACCGGGTCATCGTCGGCGAGACGCGCGGACAGGAGACCGTCCCCCTGCTCAACGCGATGAGCCAGGGCAACGACGGCAGCCTCACCACGCTGCACGCCGCCGACTCCTCGGGCGCCTTCACCAAGCTGGGCGCCTACGCCGCCCAGTCGGCCGAACGCCTGCCCCTGGAGGCCACCGCCTCCCTGGTGGCCGCGGCCGTCCACCTGGTCGTGCACGTCTCGGCCGTCCCGACCGGCGGCCGCAGGGTGACCAGCGTCCGCGAGGTCGTGGGCGCCGAGGGGCAGAACGTCGTCTCCAACGAGATCTACCGCCGGGCCCGCACGGGCGAGCGCCTGCCCGCGGCGCCGCCCAGCCCCGACACCCTGGACGCCCTGGTCGACGCCGGGTTCGACGCCGGACTGCTGCACACCGACGTCAGCATGGGGGGAGCGTTCACGTGA
- a CDS encoding DeoR/GlpR family DNA-binding transcription regulator: protein MYAEERQKLILERARREGRVDVATLAAEYDVTYETIRRDLMALERHAVLRRVHGGAIPVERLGFEPTLSQRDTVMTKEKDRIAKAALAELPQEGAILLDAGSTTGRLAEQIPADRELTVVTNSAPIALSLVPRANINVMMLGGRLRTRTQATVEGWALHALEETYVDVAFMATNGVSAERGLTTPDPAEAQVKRAMIRSARRSVLLADHTKVGNDHFSRFAALDEISCVITDTGLADGLAQELAAIGPRVTTV, encoded by the coding sequence ATGTACGCCGAAGAGCGTCAGAAGCTCATCCTTGAGCGTGCCCGCCGCGAGGGGAGGGTCGACGTCGCCACACTCGCCGCCGAGTACGACGTCACCTACGAGACCATCCGACGGGACCTGATGGCTCTGGAACGGCACGCCGTCCTGCGCCGGGTGCACGGCGGCGCCATCCCCGTGGAGCGGCTCGGCTTCGAGCCCACGCTGAGCCAGCGCGACACCGTCATGACCAAGGAGAAGGACCGGATCGCCAAGGCGGCGCTGGCCGAGCTCCCCCAGGAGGGCGCCATCCTCCTCGACGCCGGGTCCACCACCGGTCGTCTCGCCGAGCAGATCCCGGCCGACCGCGAGCTGACCGTCGTCACCAACTCCGCTCCCATCGCACTGAGCCTGGTGCCGCGCGCCAACATCAACGTCATGATGCTCGGGGGGCGCCTGCGCACGCGTACGCAGGCCACCGTGGAGGGGTGGGCCCTCCATGCGCTGGAGGAGACCTACGTCGACGTCGCCTTCATGGCCACCAACGGTGTTTCGGCCGAACGCGGACTCACCACTCCCGATCCGGCCGAGGCCCAGGTCAAGCGGGCGATGATCCGGTCCGCACGCCGATCCGTTCTGCTGGCCGACCACACCAAGGTGGGCAACGACCACTTCTCCCGCTTCGCCGCGCTCGACGAGATCAGCTGCGTCATCACCGACACCGGCCTGGCCGACGGCCTCGCTCAGGAGCTCGCCGCGATCGGTCCGCGCGTCACCACGGTCTGA
- a CDS encoding DeoR family transcriptional regulator, with protein MAAEEERIAAAALAEVPAGGVVVLDAGTVTERLAARLPVGLGCTVVTNSVSVASVLAARTDIALHLIGGRLDRRAGAAVATGREVAGVDADVAFVVPAGVSFDRGLSSIDPVQGRSKRTLMDAARSVVVLAGHARVDDDRMTRFAALHEADCLITGTELDAGSAARLATRVQRLLRV; from the coding sequence GTGGCTGCGGAGGAGGAGCGGATCGCTGCGGCCGCGCTGGCGGAGGTTCCCGCGGGTGGTGTGGTGGTGCTGGACGCGGGCACGGTGACCGAGCGTCTGGCCGCTCGTCTACCGGTCGGTCTGGGGTGCACGGTGGTCACCAATTCGGTGTCGGTGGCCTCGGTTCTGGCCGCGCGCACCGATATCGCCCTGCACCTGATCGGCGGGCGTTTGGACCGGCGGGCCGGGGCGGCCGTGGCCACGGGGCGGGAGGTGGCGGGCGTGGACGCCGATGTCGCCTTCGTCGTTCCCGCGGGTGTGTCCTTCGATCGCGGTCTGAGCAGCATCGACCCCGTCCAGGGGCGGAGTAAGAGGACTCTGATGGACGCGGCGCGCTCCGTTGTGGTCCTGGCCGGTCACGCCCGTGTCGACGATGACCGCATGACCCGCTTCGCCGCCCTCCACGAGGCCGACTGCCTCATCACCGGCACGGAACTGGACGCGGGATCGGCCGCACGCCTGGCCACGCGCGTCCAACGGCTGCTCCGGGTCTGA
- a CDS encoding SAF domain-containing protein produces MVGTSTGPTSRTRPSPAPPVRLLGSGPRRWRWLVLGLALATTGALAGVTAVEGLDQRQGVLVAEGDLPAGHVVGAGDLRVVRMTVADGVSVIGEQELEQVIGRPLTVPVADGSVLPGTALGPDAAYPAAEEAVVGAALQPGRYPASLQPGSAVSVVVFAEDAGGEGADGGSEAYPARVQSVEPSATDGSVIVELAVSALDAARISAAAATESVAVVQVPPRGGA; encoded by the coding sequence ATGGTGGGCACAAGCACCGGCCCCACGAGCCGCACCCGACCGAGCCCGGCGCCGCCGGTGCGGCTCCTGGGCAGCGGCCCCCGGCGATGGCGCTGGCTGGTCCTGGGCCTGGCCCTGGCCACGACCGGCGCCCTGGCGGGCGTCACCGCCGTCGAAGGGCTCGACCAGCGCCAGGGCGTCCTGGTCGCCGAGGGCGACCTGCCCGCCGGACACGTGGTGGGCGCCGGCGACCTCAGGGTCGTCCGTATGACCGTGGCCGACGGGGTCTCCGTCATCGGGGAGCAGGAGCTGGAGCAGGTCATCGGCCGCCCGCTGACCGTCCCTGTGGCCGACGGCTCCGTGCTGCCCGGCACGGCGCTCGGCCCCGACGCGGCCTACCCCGCCGCCGAGGAGGCAGTGGTGGGCGCCGCGCTTCAGCCCGGGCGCTACCCCGCCTCCCTGCAGCCCGGATCGGCGGTCTCCGTCGTGGTGTTCGCCGAGGACGCCGGGGGCGAGGGCGCGGACGGCGGGTCCGAGGCCTACCCCGCCCGGGTCCAGAGCGTGGAGCCCTCCGCCACCGACGGCTCGGTGATCGTCGAACTCGCCGTCTCCGCCCTGGACGCCGCCCGGATCTCCGCCGCCGCCGCGACCGAGAGCGTCGCCGTCGTGCAGGTCCCGCCCAGGGGAGGCGCCTGA
- a CDS encoding DeoR/GlpR family DNA-binding transcription regulator, translating into MSSSLESASEPAPTAPAAGRATEEGRIAKAALTELPDGGVVILDAGTVTERLAAYLPVDRGYTVVTNSVSVASILAARTDIAVHLIGGRLDRRAGAAPATSRELDGLSADVAFVVPGGVSFDRGLTSTDPVQGRSKRTMMDAADTVVALADHTRIEADRMSRFACLDDIDCLVTGDELDPEPAARLGTRLHRLLRV; encoded by the coding sequence GTGTCGTCCTCCCTTGAGTCCGCCTCCGAGCCCGCGCCGACGGCCCCGGCGGCCGGTAGGGCCACGGAGGAGGGGCGGATCGCCAAGGCGGCGCTCACCGAACTCCCCGACGGCGGCGTGGTGATCCTGGACGCGGGCACCGTCACCGAACGCCTCGCCGCGTACCTGCCGGTCGACCGCGGCTACACGGTGGTCACCAACTCCGTGTCCGTGGCCTCGATCCTCGCCGCGCGCACCGACATCGCCGTGCACCTCATCGGCGGACGCCTCGACCGACGTGCGGGCGCCGCCCCGGCCACGAGCCGGGAACTGGACGGCCTCAGTGCGGACGTGGCCTTCGTCGTCCCAGGAGGCGTCTCCTTCGACCGCGGTCTGACCAGCACCGATCCCGTCCAGGGCCGGAGCAAGCGAACGATGATGGACGCCGCGGACACCGTCGTGGCCCTCGCCGACCACACCCGCATCGAGGCCGACCGCATGTCCCGCTTCGCCTGCCTGGACGACATCGACTGCCTCGTCACCGGCGACGAACTGGACCCGGAACCGGCGGCGCGACTGGGCACGCGCCTGCACCGCCTGCTGCGCGTCTGA